The following are encoded together in the Pectobacterium punjabense genome:
- a CDS encoding helix-turn-helix domain-containing protein produces the protein MSDELTCRIGDTLKALRQEKNWSLTRAAEETGVSKAMLGQIERGESSPTVAILWKIATGLNVAFSTFIEPTLTDEDVTYRSGAGSTFRENAAGMRAVPLFPYDEKLHFDMLVIELAAGASSTSSPHENGVIEHIIVLEGQLEITVDGQTHLLSTGDALRFAADREHSYHNPTNTTVRFHDLIHYL, from the coding sequence ATGTCTGATGAGTTAACTTGCCGTATTGGCGATACATTGAAAGCGTTAAGGCAGGAGAAAAACTGGAGCCTCACGCGAGCAGCGGAAGAAACGGGTGTCAGTAAAGCGATGCTCGGTCAGATCGAGCGCGGTGAATCCAGCCCGACGGTCGCGATTCTGTGGAAAATTGCGACGGGCCTAAATGTCGCGTTCTCAACCTTTATTGAACCGACGCTCACGGATGAAGACGTGACGTATCGCTCAGGGGCTGGTTCAACATTCAGGGAAAATGCCGCAGGAATGCGCGCGGTGCCACTCTTTCCCTACGACGAAAAACTGCATTTCGATATGCTGGTTATTGAGCTAGCTGCGGGTGCCAGCAGCACGTCATCGCCACATGAAAACGGGGTGATCGAGCATATTATTGTGTTGGAAGGCCAATTGGAGATTACCGTTGATGGGCAGACCCACTTATTGTCCACCGGGGATGCTCTACGCTTTGCCGCCGACAGAGAGCACAGCTACCACAATCCTACCAACACCACGGTGCGCTTCCACGATTTGATTCACTATCTGTAA